From the genome of Daphnia pulex isolate KAP4 chromosome 12, ASM2113471v1:
ATCATGTGCACTCCGGGTTTGCGGATCTGTAACGGCAACTGGAGATCACTCATCTGTGTCACTATGGTCATCATCTTCACAAGTGGTTCGGTATACAAGAGATTTGTTGGATTGCtagatttctaaaaaaaaaaaaaaaaatctaaaatgttaatttgtttAGACTGTGCTAAGTCGATTGAAGGTTTTCTTACCAGTGCTGCTAGGTGGAAATCCATCAGCTCCCGACAGACCACATTAACATGAGGAATAGTAGTCTGTGGCCAAAGGAGCCGGGCTACCAGCGGCAAGTCATTTCGATCACGTTGTAATTGTGCAAATGGCTCTGAGGTTAAACTAATCCAGCAACGTAAATCTTCttttaaaacttgaatgaAGACGGCTAAAACAGCTCTCGTGCGCTCCAACTGTGTCGTCGGTTTTTTAGGATCGATGTACATTTTCTTAGCATGATCTCCATCAGCGCTCATCACTTCCTCCAGTAATTCTCGCATAATTTCCCAGCGGCTGCAAGGGTCAGTGTCCTACGATTAAATAATATGTCACTTTTTAACTCACAACATTGCAATTCGACAGGTTACTTACATCGAAACGTCGGGATATGACTGACCAATAGTATTTCCTCATTACAACATCACCTGAAGGATGCAAACCTAAAGTCGCATAAATCAATTCCAGAGCGCGATACAACACACTATGCTCCGTCACGTTCtggggaaaaaatcaagttaGCGAAATACATTAGTTAAATTTGATATGCAATTTGATTTACCATCAAAAACTGGTGGATGACAATATGCAAGTCTACGGCATGGGGATATTGATAGCAATCCACGTGTAGTGAACGCAGTGCATCTATATAATTTACAGGTTTTCGATTAatgaagaatttgaaattgacgTGGGAATCATTCGGCAAGTTGCGTATTGAGATCTGCAaagctttttgaaaatctgaGCAAATTGTCGTatccaaattcaaatcaagtAGAGTTTCCATGTCCTTGTAGGTTTCTCTAAAAGCTACTACAGCTCCTGCTTGAATCTCATCGAGTCCCACTGTAATCTTGGAAGAAATGGACACTCCGTTCTCTTCTGTTGTGTGTTGACTGCGACGTACGATGCGACGTGAAGtcttctctgatatttcaGCTTCTTTGGCCGCTTGGGATTTCGTTTTAATGATAGCTTCATCAACATTTACCGCAGCGACAGCTGATTCTTTCGATGTCGACCTCTTCTCAGGAATAGATGTTTCTGGTGTTTCAGTTACTTTCtccttaattttcttttgctttttagtAAAATCAGGGGAAGCAGCAGGTCGCTTTGATTTAGTAACACGCTGTCGAGACGAAGACACATTGTTCTCTGTCAAAATGGAAGCTTCAGGAATATTTCGGGTTGCTGTCGGTGTCGGTTTAGTCTTTTTAGCAGCATCGATTTTCCCctcaaaatccaatttttcggCGAAAATGTCACTTactttcgatttgttttcatCCTTCATCTGGCTATGGCTAGAGACGCTGTTTGACGTGGAATTGCCAAGTAATACGATGGAAGGTTTCCTTCGGACTTTGTCCTTCACACCTTTGGCAGAATCTTCTTGAGAGTTGcttcgttttggttttttgacaggggaaaaaataatatcgaCACTGTCATCGGAAACTGCTGAACGTTTTCCTctgctgttctttttttcttcgaatgcAATCTGCGAGGAGATATTTTCGCGAACCGACGACGACTTGTTGGGTGAGCGCATAGCAAGACctgctttttttgttaaaatgtcAGGCAAATTTGTTGATACTGTAAGAAAACTTGGAAGTTTATCTGGTCTTTTGGCAACTCTTGGTGACATTAATTTCTTTAGGGGTGATAGACCCAATTCTTCTTCCAAACTTGAATCTCTGTCAGACGAATCCAAATCAATTGCAAtcacttcatttttcttcaccAATGTTTCTTCCTTGATGGGAGAATCTCGAATGactctcttccttttcttaacAGCTGCAACAGAACTATTGGCTGTCACTTCGTGACTTTTTTTCACAGGTGAGATTCTGGCAACTTTAGTTGGTGATTCTTGAGTTTTCCTCTTGTTAAATCCAATGTCTTTGGCATTGAAACTAGAACCATTTCTTTCCAGATTCTTTCTTAAAACAGAAGCTTCAGGGTTTGGTTTGAAATAGTTGGTCAAGCGGGATTGACTTGAAGACTCATCCTTTCTTTTTGATACACTGGATGTACTGCTTGAAGACATGTTAAAAAGGAAGATTTACTTCCAAGGATTTATATACAGCCTAGacaaatcaagaagaaaaggtaTAATTACTAAGTATAAGTTGACATATTCACAAAATGTACAGAATTTTCGCCTTTGTCAATGCAACAACAAGCTAAATCTTATAAGAATCAGAGATTGTCACTGAATATTACTTAAAATTCCCGATAAAAACGACACCATGTGTTTTAATTACTTCTTGTCGTTCTCGCGCCACATTTCTATCAAGACTTGTTCTGTGAATTgcattatttcaaaaagtccTTCTGCATCAGCCCTGATTCATCATTCAGGGTGAGCTGTGTTGCATGTTCGTTAATGAAAACAATGGCAGATATTAAATTTGAGTTTATAAGAAAAGTGATCAGAAAATTCAGAATCAGATCACCAGTCAGAGACTTTTTCTCATCAATAACATCttgttaattaaaaatgttccCATTCTTTACCCCGGAAAGGTTAAAAATAGCACGGAAATTTGCAAGATTATAGCCTACCTACAGACTGTACAGTATGTTTTCCAGTTATCTTTCTTTCagcagaaatttattttagctTATTCAATCTGTAATGACTTGACGAACACTAAAATTTACTGGTgttttcgaaaaatgaaaacaaaaaaattaactatgGGTTGGGTCTGGTTAGGGGACTTAGGGGGTGAAGAGAGAATCCAAACGGAATAAAGAATCCTAGTCCATTCCTTCGAAAAAGTACGTAAGTatattttttagaatattCTCATGACCTTGGCCttgaaatacataaaaaaaacccaaatagTTTAcccttttcattcaaatttctgtTAATGACTTTACATCAAAGAAGAGATGCGGTTCACTTGGGTTGAAAAatgatcttttttaattcttcgaAATGTAATGTCTCACGAGTCACGAGACTCACGACGTAAACGaccctttaattttttttcagctcAAACTCTcaaagaaatgttgtttttgcttgtttcttttctcttctcaaaTTCGAACAAAAAACTCGCGTCGCACGTGTAGATCTGGCAACGCTTTTATTCCTAGCCTCTTTGTTTTTAGTACAGTCAAATCGAGAATTCGACGTGGTGTGGTAGCGATGGAAGTACGCTTGAATTACCTTACAAAAGTTGCCATTGtggcctttttttatatttttggaaaGTTGTTGACTATCAGAAACTTTATCATAAACTTTGTCTGGTTGTTTATTTTGCTCTATATCTAACTTTCGTCTAAAAGCATTGGAAATTGTAACGAACAATAGTATATCGAACACGAGGAACGTGATTCAAATAACTGCTGATTGGAAATAAAACCACGTGAacgctgaaagaaaaaatctacaaaCTTGTTAATTTAAACTTGGTGCAAACTTCTGCCTTCCTCTGATGACATGAGTcgtcaaattattcaaagaaagaagaatcacGTTGGCTGTGCTTATCATTTCTGCTCATCTTCATCCGGCATCtgcattttcccatttccaccTAACTCAAGGTAGGAAACCAATAATAggctttgtttttaaaaagaagtgctttttaagaaattttgtgCATAAAACCTTCTAAAGTGTGTTATCAGGTGTAAAGTTATTTTCATTGGGTTCACCTAAAGTATGTTAAAGGCAAAACCTATTTTCTCCGattttctcatcaacttcttcGTTTATTAACCATTTTACTTGAACGATTTGTTCAACGAccttctatttttgttttattgggtGAATAGTGCATGAGATGCTAAATGGCGAAGAACAGTGTAAGCTCTCTCACACTTTCTTGAAAGTTGGAAAAACACTTGACTGATTGACATTTCCCGCGAATATCTTTTTCTGGCGaatatctttattttatttttggcaacATATTTGATATGGCACGAATGAATCAGGCGCCCACTAGTCAAAATGTATAACAACTTTCCAATTGGATATCATTGGCCGATTAAGATTGGTAAGGTAGGCCACGTTGTTGTCGGGGGAGTAACTTATTACATCTCCGGTATCGACAGAAGTTGGAGTTTTACTGAGTCCAAAAATTGACATTGAATCCATTTTGAGATTTTCCAATCCCGTAAGGCTAGTGGTGTTAGTTTGTACCTCCATTGTCAGCACACCCTCTACAGCCTGCAAagtagaattttgttttaaatatgcGTCAGCTTTACGTACGGTTGCTTGTTATTACTATGTCATTGTTTAAGGTTTCGGCGTAACTGAAACGAATGTGATAATATTGATTATTGGTGACGGTGTTGATGGTTTCGCCGTCGTCCCAAAACAAATCGCCGGCAGCTGCGTTGTCCGAATTTAGAGCGACGATCATTGTGAAATTGTTTTGAcgactaatttttaaaattaaactggATCGTGATCAGCGCTGTAATTGAATCATATTCTTGTTTTCTAACCTGAGCTTGGTGTTCAATCCTTCGATTTGCTGTGGTAAAATGTAACCACCACGCACGTGAAGATTGATTTTCTCGAGCGGTGTATTCCAAGTGACCTCTGTACCTGAAGTCGCTTCTTTCTTTCCGGTATAATAGTCGTACCAAGTGTCACTGGGCAGGTATGCTTTTAGTTCGGTTGCCTTTTCGACCAAGACGGGGGATATGAGTAAAGCGGGTCCCCAAAGAAACTGAGTATCGACAGATTTAGCTCGTAGGTCAGTTGGATACCTGTGATGAATTTTTGCTTCAGAATAATCGTTTAAAAGAACAACAATTGGATAAAAAGCCTTACTCGTGGTAGAGAGGCCGAACAACTGTTGATCCTGTAGTGTGGCTGTGGTAGAACAGGGTGTAAAGATAGGGTAAAAGACGGTATCGTATATTGAGAGCAGTTTTGGATGCGCTAGCAACTGATGACCAAATGGCTGGGTCTTGTGGGGGCATGCCAAATGTGTTGTGATTGCGTGAGAACGGATAGAATGCCCCCAGTTCCATCCAGCGTGCACACAGTTCTTCAGTTGTAGGTTCGAAAAATCCGCAAATATCAGCTCCGATGTATGGTATGCCAAACAGATTAAATTCGAGACTTCCTGTTCAAAAATATCTTGATCGTACAATCAcgttttttaaagttgaaagTCATTTAGGTTCTATGCCCACCAATAATTGAACTGTGCAAATCCTTCCAACGTGAAGTATTGTC
Proteins encoded in this window:
- the LOC124209524 gene encoding uncharacterized protein LOC124209524; this translates as MSSSSTSSVSKRKDESSSQSRLTNYFKPNPEASVLRKNLERNGSSFNAKDIGFNKRKTQESPTKVARISPVKKSHEVTANSSVAAVKKRKRVIRDSPIKEETLVKKNEVIAIDLDSSDRDSSLEEELGLSPLKKLMSPRVAKRPDKLPSFLTVSTNLPDILTKKAGLAMRSPNKSSSVRENISSQIAFEEKKNSRGKRSAVSDDSVDIIFSPVKKPKRSNSQEDSAKGVKDKVRRKPSIVLLGNSTSNSVSSHSQMKDENKSKVSDIFAEKLDFEGKIDAAKKTKPTPTATRNIPEASILTENNVSSSRQRVTKSKRPAASPDFTKKQKKIKEKVTETPETSIPEKRSTSKESAVAAVNVDEAIIKTKSQAAKEAEISEKTSRRIVRRSQHTTEENGVSISSKITVGLDEIQAGAVVAFRETYKDMETLLDLNLDTTICSDFQKALQISIRNLPNDSHVNFKFFINRKPVNYIDALRSLHVDCYQYPHAVDLHIVIHQFLMNVTEHSVLYRALELIYATLGLHPSGDVVMRKYYWSVISRRFDDTDPCSRWEIMRELLEEVMSADGDHAKKMYIDPKKPTTQLERTRAVLAVFIQVLKEDLRCWISLTSEPFAQLQRDRNDLPLVARLLWPQTTIPHVNVVCRELMDFHLAALKSSNPTNLLYTEPLVKMMTIVTQMSDLQLPLQIRKPGVHMMNLAREIVLRSDDLTNSSFCSSFGSSELELLLPLVILNRLKPQIPIPEGENLNLTWMLNSYLEIDEVKKREDVVARFRSQPAVERNAFLTALSAYFKLFGSFRTWFHMRLRYRHPDRPTPVQQSLPEPPPVNMFSRTFTLSHLMEDLRQAKYLLEVDKGSSKKASLYSLLSGK